The genomic DNA gtatctagggaagttatccctagtgaatacctagagcatccaaggagcaccaacaggttttgggttcctaggagcatcttctctaccccatagatgggttagagagtgtcaactccgattagaagggtagttaacccaactttgaggaaattgacactcaaggagcattttcaaggttttagttaacctttgaaaatgaaatggacctattgattactccttgaaagagtaaaatgtgcctaatggtggaagaattgattttaatcttaaatggcacatattgggaaattcataagaactatcaagttgggattttggtatgttcttaggcaatttaaggcaatccgggccttaatttaaaagtgctactcttgtggaaaaatggaatatgccaacatttgaggacatgtttattttcaattggcatacattaaatcaaggaaattagaaataccaatttaggctttggcattctcttgaagcactttagggcaatctaggtttaagttgtaagtttagctaagactttaaggatacttagatagttaatctaagtatattttatttatgctaaatcttgccatgattgtttgcccatcatatgccatgacatcatgtctatttttgaattcattgttttAGTATGAAAACtccaaaaaataccatgtcatgacattcatacatcatgtagtaataggatattttcttttgatgtatgccataacataatcatgcattaagtttaattccttgtaattaaggacgaatggcatttaacgacactcattgacaagtgacatcctaggtggatgactaatatttctaaaatgcctagatagatatgcatgatccctagattagggcaaaaaccaaaatctacatctcacaaagactataaggtgacttgtatgtgattagtgcacattagatacaagtgagatgttagaaagatgaacaaaactcaagatgctgatttagtgcattcttttgagttttaggttcatcaaaacacatagttatgtgttttcccatcattgggaaagctaatgtacaagtcatgtgcattatgcccaaggaacatgatgggatattggttttgaaaatgtttttaaaatgtttttggaaaaccttggtgaaggctatcttttgatagtaatcaccattgaatagttagaccaaacttgaagaaaaacactaaagtttttcaagttttcgagtttgtgtcgatctttgaaaatatgatgtattttcatgtAAAGctattttccatgattaagtatgcctaaataatgtctacacgaaattttatgattttggattttgtagaattttctaggggtttacgaagttgaccgaaatggaatttcatcaactatcagagctcgatcgatccatggatcgattggagtgccgaatcgatccgtggatcgattcggaaaGCAAGTCTCCACagagagctctggatcgatcaccgatcgatcggtagtctgaatcgatcggtggatcgattcggaaGGTTCAATCGATGGGAacccaactcaatcgatccagttgctgattttggctgggaatgcTTGATTTCAGcgtctttgaacctctttgagtctaggtaaccattcaaaccctaaaatacatttgtatacatctaagggtgttttcatgtgaaacaaggatggattggttaaggaaggcttcgttgaagtttaggttgaggtttgtttcaattttagtatttgaacctcaaaacttctaaatttgggtttctaaaggtttagggattccaagtcattgttggtacaatgatgtCTTTagagggagggactctttaaagacatgaaaaattacttttcatgaaccttggaaggtggttaaccttctttaaagaaaatgctcatgtatgagcttttgaacttgaaatggggagtggatgtcctcattatttcaagtgggaactcaagtggttagataatgctcaaggttgggtatttgtctacattgagggagaagttaaggaaaaatgaagggtatgggaccttcattatcgtgttgatcacaacgagtgatgttgtgaacaatgatgagtaactcttcaggaggagagtcgtcaacaaatggatttgttgatgtgtacccaaaattggggcatgggttgatgtgtgcccaaagatgggttgatgtgtgcataggggagaatgaaaggactatgaatgggtgtaagttaggctttcattacctagagggagtggggagaatgaagagcttaatttatatgttcattacctagtggcatgaagattgaggctataggattagcttaactacatgtggtattgtaagtgttgttgtggtattgtcaaagaaggggagattgttggtgcagcatCCCTCGGTCGAGGTTACCTGGGTGACccagctgagtcttggtttgagtttagatgtttgcgataagaaattgattgaagaagagtcgagtaggtcgaggttggccggatacttgacaatcctggtgagtgaagccggtggaaggaaaacccagtgagtgaagctgggtgaaactCCAGAGATGAAGCTAGGTGAAGTTCGGTGGTGAAAccggtgaaaatcctggtggtgaagctgggtgaaagtccggtgagtgaagcaggtgaaaacctagtgagtgaagctgggtgaaagtccggtgagtgaagccggtgaaagccctagaagctaggcggatggaaaaccctagtggtgaagctgggtgaaagtcacagtgagtgaagcgaggcgaggaaaatccggatggatcgaggatgatcggacgtacggtgttgggaagtcagtaggtcgaaggattgttggatacttggcacgaaaatCTGAGATAGGtcgaagggattgaccggacattcgATGGAAGTCCGTAGgtcgagagtgaccggatacttggcatgaatagaaaagtctaagtgggtgaagggattgaccggacactggtgagctaggcaggtcaaggtgaccggatgctgggcatgatgtaccaacagtcgagttgaccggatgttgatttgagaggcttggaacttggttttgggcaaaaccaagtgttggatcgatcgatggatcgatccgactggatcgatcggtggatcgatccgacttcTCCAAGTGAGCCGaggctccggatcgatccgtggatcgatccgatgttcaatcgatcggtggatcgattggggcgtcgcgcgataagggctggatcgatccgtggatcgatcggccgtTCGATGAGCGagcccggatcgatccgtggatcgatccaaagcctccccgatcgattgggaacattcgaatcgatcgggatccgaccgttggcgtcgataaaggccgcaggcgttcatttccttcggcatctcttctccgattcactccagatttctcgctagctcctccacagcactcacaaagctcagatcgtcagttcttgaaggatcttggaagttttccaagtcaagaggcggatcaaagccaaggagagaagctagggttagggtttatactcattgtaagcttgtaagcttgtatttcttgtgtcctttccctctcttcttgtattgagtcttgtagggcttctccgcccttggtagttaccataaaggagagttttatttagtggagggtgtgtgtgttggtgtggatccttggattagtcacctcttgtgaggtggataccaagtaaaccaaccgtgttagcgttgtgtgattgtttctgtattttccgctgcacatctttgaagaaacaagcaacgccgaacaacgagcgaatgcgacgagctattcaccccccccctctagctacttttggaccTAACAGATGATTGTATGCTGATACTGTATCTGGTTAAGCAAATTGATCTGTAAGCTATGTCCTGCCTATTTCTCGCTTTCCAAAATATGGAAAATAAAATGGAAACCAAATACCTTTGTCTGACTGTTATTGATATGGAATAGAATATTTAGTTTACTTCTGTTCCATTACATTATTGAATAGCACATTCATATCAAATTCTAGAATGCTAGGAAACAAATGTGTCAAAGTGTGTACACTATCAAGCCAATTAAATAAAAGGGGTACAAATTGACATGACTAAAATGTTTGCAATACTTTTCTTTCCTTTCATTGTTTTGAGTTGAATATGAAGCACATTCTAAAGATCTTGGCTTTACTGGTTGTTGTTGCTGCCACTTGGATCACCTTACTTGAAACATCAGTAGTTCTTCATCACTACACTTGGTTGGTCAGATTTTTGTTATATGTACTTCCTCTTTATAATGGTCTAGTTTTTTACTAAGTATTAACAATTTTGTTTTCTCCTTTCCAGCTTCCAGTTTATCTAGTTGTCTCATTAGGCTGTTATGGCCTTCTTATGGTAGGAGTTGGTTTGATGCTGTTTCCAACATGTCCCCAGGAAGCTGTACTTTTGCAGAAGGTTGTTTAAGACCATATCTTCTGTTTCTTATTAATTTCCCTCCCAATATTCATGTTCTTTTTATTAATGTCCACCCAGTCTTCTGTTTCCAATATGTACTTATGCATAAGGTTTCTTGTCTGATATTTTACCAACTTCAACCGCCAATTACTTTAACTGTATTTTTAGATGCTAATACTCCACAAATTGTTCTAgaagttgttaaagtgtttgagAACGAAATTGCTATGCTCTGATCTGCAAGAGGCTTTGGCATTGTCTAAAATTTTGGTGAATGCTATTATAGGTTCAATTCTTGCTCGGTTCCTTTTTTCTGATGTTTTACCATTAGATGCTAAACCTGCATAGTTGATTTAGAAAAACTCAGAGGCAAATGTTAAAATGTTTGAGGATGAAATTGTAACAGTGTGATCAACACAAGGCTTCTTGGTCTGTGGCATTGATTCCTCTTCATCCACTAGCTCGACTAATCCATTGAAGAATCAATGTCTTTATAACATCATATTTAGTGCTTGTAATTCAGTAGAAAATAATTTGCATTGTTTCTTTGCAAACACAATTCTATGTTTACTTGTAGGTGCTTGTAGTTTATGGTTAATATTGGGACttttgtttgcatcacttgcaGCATTGTATTTGGATGCCAGAAACTGAATGTTTATTCTTTCAATCCAGGATATTGTAGAAGCCAAGGAGTTCTTTGGACGAAGAGGGGTGGATGTGGGTTCTGATTAAAGTGATTTTCATCATTCATCAGTTCATGTTACTTCTTCATTCATCTCGGTACGGTCTCCAGCTCCATATATTTTCCCTTTCTCTGTCATTCTATGTAGCTATTCATGCAGGATGAAATCTACAATTTTCAAGATAATGTTAACTCATTTTGTGTCGATACTTGTTTTCTCTATCacttgaagaaaaagaaaaatcctttTTCCTATGAATTTTATGATTTGAATGAGATATTGAATTCTGATGGCAGAAAATTGCAGCTCAAGTAAATGAAGTTTTGGAAGTGAATTAAGTACTTATCTTAACCATATAATATATTTTGGTCACTCAAATCAAAGAATTGCTCATTGAATTCAAAGCTCTCAAGAATGGTAGAAATTTTCCTACCAAAGAATAGTTGATATTGTGACTGTCtctgtcttctttgtcttccatATATTCGAAACGGCATGTGATGTTTCCAAAGGATGTTTGATTAATGCAGTAACAACAACAACCTTATCCCAGTAGGTGGGGTCGGACAAATGCGATGAGGAAAAATTCCCACATCCATTAATTTTTCTCCACTTGATAAGTTTTTGAATCATAATTCAACTACAATCTGGAAAGGTTGCTATGGGACATGGCACTTGGAAAGCCAGATGAATAGTTGTTCATACCTGTTTTAAGAGTTcatcttaataaattatttagtaGGGATTTACTAGAACAATATTCTATCAGTCTCAGATTGAGAAAATTCCCAACATACACCAGTccatacttttcttttcttcttcaaaATCATCTCTCATAATTCACAATAATTTAGTGATTCTTTCATCTTCTGTTGAATAGCTAATAATTATCGCATCAAGtagttttttctaaaaattctgagaaACATATATGAACAATGGGCTTATTTATTCTGAGAACAATGGTGATGCCTCTTGAGTAATGTCAACCAATTAAGGAGCCATTTGACCAATTCCAATGTCAAATAGCAGGAGGAAATCATCcgtgctttcttcttcatttatGGTTTGATTTTTCCAAAAAGATGGCCACCAACATGGCTTATTGCTAGTAGTTGCTGACTAATCAAGGATTCTCGATGGCCTTATCAATTTgaacatttaattaatttcagAAGAAAATTAACACACTTCACGGAGGAGAAAACATATATTATGAACAGAATTTGTGTGTTTTTTCTCTCAAATTTGAGGGAATTTAATATGTTTCACATCTAGAAAGTTGTGACTTATAGTTGTGACTTATAGTTCTCTCTTAGTTTCTTGATCTGAAGAGACAAATTTATCGGAAAGGAGGTGTCAAAGTCCAAAAACATAATTTAACAATCTATTGATGACGATAATATTGAAAAGGAGTACGGCTATGATTCAAAATGGTTCCTCGATCAATAAAAGGGTATGTCGAGAGTAAACAGACCAAGATTCAGGTCGTCATATTGAGCTGTATCTATAATCTTCAACCTAACGTCTAATAGTCATTCAAGACGTGTTGTATGTTGATCAAAAATTGACGAGATAAACAACTTATCTTTAGTTCTTTTcagtctaattttcaaaatatagattgaattaacatatcataaatttattattttttttttgacaaaaaaaacCTTTGACATCTTTGTAACTCATTCATTCTTTGACTTTTGTTTTCCATCCAAATTCTACAAAACCTGCGCGCTTATACGCAACCCTTCCAAGTCAAACATTTTTAATAATCAACGGCGGCACGGCTCACAATCCACCACCTCCTCTCTGCTCTATAAATTCCACTCTTCTCCACTCATTTCCATCGTCTCTTCTTCCACCTCTCACCGGAACTGAATTCATGTCTCTCCTCGGATCTAACCCCATGGAACTTTTGGTGGCCCTCCTTCTCGCCGGAATCACAGCCGTGGTTGCCCAGAACTGCGGCTGTTCCACCGACCTCTGCTGCAGCCGCTACGGCTACTGTGGCACCGGCGACGCCTACTGCGGCGTCGGGTGCCGGGAGGGCCCCTGTTACTCATCTCCGACAAACGACGTCTCGGTGGCCGACGTGGTGACGCAGAGCTTCTTCGACGGCATCATCAGCCAGGCAAACAGCGGCTGCGTCGGCAGGGGATTCTACACGCGCGACGCTTTCCTTGTCGCCGCCGGCTACTACCCCAACTTCGGCCGCACCGGTTCTGCCGACGACTCCCGCCGTGAGATCGCCGCCTTCTTCGCCCAAGTCACGCACGAGACCGGACGTGAGTTTGAATCGGTTTGCTTTCTTCACCGGCCGTTCGGAAGTCTAATTAAAATCTCGATCGACGTCTTTAATTAATTTCCTAAATTCTTTGCAGATTTCTGCTACATCGAGGAGATCAACGGCGCATCGAATGACTACTGCGACGAGACCAACACCGAGTGGCCGTGCGTCGCCGGGAGGAACTACTACGGCCGTGGCCCCATCCAACTGTCGTGGAACTTCAACTACGGCCCCGCCGGGCGGGACATCGGCTTCGACGGCCTGGGCGCCCCGGAGACGGTGGCCAACGACGTCGTCATCTCCTTCAGGACCGCCCTGTGGTACTGGATGAACCACTGTCACTCCCTCATCGTCTCCGGGCAAGGATTCGGCGCCACCATCCGCGCTATCAATGGCGCGCTCGAGTGCGACGGCAACAACCCGGCGACGGTCAACGCTCGGGTGGGCTACTACACGGACAACTGCAGGCAGTTGGGCGTTGACCCCGGCAGTAATCTCACTTGTTGAGTGAGACTTCTTCGTAATAAAATATAGTaatcataaataataatataaataataatataaataataatgtaTTTTTCTCTTTCAAATTGAATAAAATGTTCTTTCGTAGTAGAGaacaaaaatagaaaccaaacgtccggatgttttttttattttttttttatcaatgattGAGTCTCaaggattaattttttttaacaccgcgttttctaatttatcctgaTAACACGTGAATTGATCAGTTTAAAAATTAATcatcaaaaattggatatttaatatcAACTAAAAAATAGAAACTAAACAAATAAACCGGCCAAACTTTCTTACTAAAACTGAATAAATccaatcaattaaaaattaattaattctatcgaaaaatttaaataatcaatttTTTATTGACTGATGAATACTCCGATCTATTAATTCAATTTGATTGATATTAATGACACGAATAAATTTAGTTTACATTCCTAAATAATTATACTTCATAAATAATTTAGTTTCACattcataaataatttataaataaatatattttaaatttattaaaaaactaattataatttttttatttaaattagaaataAGATTTCGATTAAAAATTAAGgatgaatatttatttattttgattataaGTCTAAAATTTGATATGCGAGTGTTTTGTTTCCAAAGggcaaaaaataaatatttaaaaaattaaaaaaaaaagtataccTTATAAATCATCTCTTATTATaagaaatcaaaaccaacacattGTAGATAATTGCAGATAGAAATATCAGTCAGTCAATGTTTCTTGACAATTGCAGTTGAATTGCAATGAAATTGTGGACAAACAGTCAATCTCAACACATTTTTGACAAGTGCAGTGAAATTgtcaaaaaaaacaaaacaaaaagataATTTTGTAAATATTAACAGAAACTACAAAGCAGCGAGGAGAGGAGGAAATTGATCGGCGGCCAACTCCCACCGCCGCCTCCTCTTCCATAACCCTAATCCATTCCTATCGCCGGCTGGTTGAGGTCGATGCTCAATCCCTTCTTTGGCGAGCACTCCGTCAGTGAGGCCGATGACATCGCCATTGCTCTTCTCGCCTTGACATGTCTCCTCTGCTTTTCTGTCCGGTCGTTGGCCGCCCGACGCTTCCGGTGAATGCTTTTGTGGCCGCCGAGGGCCTGGTACGAAGAGAATGCTTTTC from Zingiber officinale cultivar Zhangliang chromosome 4A, Zo_v1.1, whole genome shotgun sequence includes the following:
- the LOC121970221 gene encoding chitinase 6-like, whose protein sequence is MSLLGSNPMELLVALLLAGITAVVAQNCGCSTDLCCSRYGYCGTGDAYCGVGCREGPCYSSPTNDVSVADVVTQSFFDGIISQANSGCVGRGFYTRDAFLVAAGYYPNFGRTGSADDSRREIAAFFAQVTHETGHFCYIEEINGASNDYCDETNTEWPCVAGRNYYGRGPIQLSWNFNYGPAGRDIGFDGLGAPETVANDVVISFRTALWYWMNHCHSLIVSGQGFGATIRAINGALECDGNNPATVNARVGYYTDNCRQLGVDPGSNLTC